In Zobellia roscoffensis, the following are encoded in one genomic region:
- a CDS encoding UDP-N-acetylmuramoyl-tripeptide--D-alanyl-D-alanine ligase: MKTAQLHSIFLEFSEICTDTRKIKENSLFFALKGDNFNGNKYASEALKNGAAYAIIDEKEYATSDKHILVDDVLMALQKLASFHRNYSNAKVIGLTGSNGKTTTKELINTVLSKKYRTIATKGNLNNHIGVPLTLLSIKKDTEIAIVEMGANHQKEIEFLCSLAQPDFGYITNFGKAHIEGFGSEEGVIKGKSELYDFLIHNNKHVFMNADDSIQFQKLGSYIKKYGFSTNQKEFYKIEFLGANPFVKASVEGYVIESQLIGSYNFTNCAAAILMGKYFNVPLDKIKTAIESYSPKNNRSQIINHNGHQIILDAYNANPTSMTAALNNFSQMKGKHKIAFLGDMFELGSIASTEHLNIANLASELNFDETVLVGENFNRTETNLKKYSSFNNLKESLKDNPLPPKSLILIKGSRGMALERILDYI, from the coding sequence ATGAAAACAGCTCAACTGCATAGTATTTTTTTAGAGTTCTCTGAAATCTGTACTGATACCAGAAAAATAAAGGAGAACAGTCTTTTCTTCGCTTTAAAAGGAGACAACTTTAACGGAAACAAATATGCTTCCGAGGCATTAAAGAATGGCGCTGCTTATGCTATTATTGACGAAAAGGAGTACGCGACATCTGATAAACATATTTTAGTTGATGATGTTTTAATGGCCCTTCAAAAACTAGCATCTTTCCATCGGAATTACTCGAACGCAAAAGTTATTGGATTAACCGGGAGTAATGGAAAAACAACCACTAAGGAGCTAATTAATACCGTACTATCCAAAAAATACCGCACCATTGCCACCAAAGGAAACCTCAATAACCATATTGGTGTTCCGTTGACCTTGCTTTCGATAAAAAAGGATACTGAAATTGCTATTGTTGAAATGGGAGCCAACCACCAAAAGGAGATTGAATTCTTGTGCAGCCTAGCGCAACCTGATTTTGGATATATTACCAATTTTGGAAAAGCCCATATTGAAGGTTTTGGTAGCGAAGAAGGTGTTATAAAAGGAAAAAGTGAGCTTTATGACTTTTTAATACATAACAACAAACATGTTTTCATGAACGCTGATGATTCTATTCAATTTCAAAAACTAGGAAGCTACATCAAAAAATATGGTTTCAGCACAAATCAAAAAGAGTTTTATAAAATAGAATTTTTAGGTGCCAATCCGTTTGTAAAAGCATCTGTCGAAGGTTACGTTATAGAATCGCAACTCATAGGCAGTTACAATTTTACAAACTGTGCAGCTGCCATTCTTATGGGAAAGTATTTTAATGTCCCTCTGGATAAAATAAAAACAGCCATAGAAAGCTACTCCCCTAAGAACAACCGTTCACAAATCATTAACCATAACGGACATCAAATTATTCTTGACGCCTACAATGCTAATCCTACAAGCATGACCGCTGCTCTTAACAACTTCTCCCAAATGAAAGGAAAACATAAAATTGCATTTTTGGGAGACATGTTTGAACTGGGAAGCATTGCCTCTACCGAACATCTCAACATAGCTAATTTAGCCAGTGAACTAAACTTTGATGAAACAGTATTAGTGGGTGAAAATTTTAATCGAACTGAGACAAACCTTAAAAAATACAGTTCATTTAATAATCTCAAAGAAAGCTTAAAGGACAACCCGTTACCCCCAAAAAGTTTAATTCTAATTAAGGGATCAAGAGGTATGGCCTTAGAACGAATTTTAGATTACATTTAA
- the gldJ gene encoding gliding motility lipoprotein GldJ has product MKKQFIKVVLSCAVLAGGFTVTSCKKSGSSKDVSRATGWKINAKEGGFQYNTDFKEQETAPGLVFVEGGTFTKGKVQDDVMHDWNNTPTSQHVQSFYMDETEVTNVMYLEYLDYLKSVYPPENPQYANIYKGALPDTLVWRNRLGFNETMTNNYLRHPAYAEYPVVGVNWVQATQFAEWRTDRVNEVMLEREGYLAKDAKYQAAQGEVAGTFSTEAYLNRPESVYNGQIDSLQGKAKKDSVNTFAKRSSGVIMPEYRLPTETEWEYAAQANQGNREYNNYRGRKKYPWEGDYTRNGQRVGRGDQLANFKQGKGDYGGIAGWSDDGADITAQVMSYKPNDLGLYDMAGNVAEWVADVYRPIVDDEVSDFNYYRGNIYMKTAIGEDGKVNILRDSVMYDTLPNGKIVAVNLPGEIKMVPVDEEETYLRTNFSSSDNRGYRDGDAGSSRFFDQFSDEDEEQDDNKKMYNSPKHSVERDSAGKLVRNYDQSNNRSTLINDEVRVYKGGSWRDRAYWLDPAQRRYMPQYMATDYVGFRCAMSRVGSKSKTKNKTPRGKKVR; this is encoded by the coding sequence ATGAAAAAACAGTTTATCAAAGTTGTACTTTCTTGTGCAGTACTAGCTGGAGGTTTTACAGTTACCAGCTGTAAGAAATCTGGCTCTTCCAAAGATGTGTCGCGAGCCACAGGTTGGAAAATAAACGCCAAAGAAGGTGGTTTTCAATACAATACGGATTTCAAAGAACAAGAAACGGCGCCAGGCCTTGTATTTGTTGAAGGTGGTACATTTACCAAAGGTAAAGTCCAAGATGACGTTATGCATGATTGGAACAACACACCCACATCACAACACGTGCAGTCGTTCTATATGGATGAAACCGAGGTAACCAATGTAATGTACTTGGAATATCTTGATTATTTAAAAAGTGTTTATCCTCCAGAAAATCCGCAATATGCGAATATCTACAAAGGAGCTCTACCTGACACTTTGGTTTGGAGAAACCGTTTAGGTTTTAACGAAACCATGACCAACAACTATTTGAGACATCCTGCTTACGCAGAATACCCAGTAGTTGGTGTTAACTGGGTTCAAGCAACACAATTTGCTGAATGGCGTACAGACCGTGTAAACGAAGTTATGCTAGAAAGAGAAGGATACTTGGCAAAAGATGCTAAATACCAAGCAGCACAAGGCGAAGTTGCTGGTACATTTAGTACAGAAGCCTATCTTAACAGACCTGAATCTGTGTACAACGGACAAATAGATTCTTTACAAGGAAAAGCTAAAAAAGATAGTGTAAATACATTTGCTAAAAGAAGTAGCGGTGTAATTATGCCAGAATATAGATTACCAACGGAAACTGAATGGGAATATGCTGCACAAGCTAACCAAGGTAACCGTGAGTACAACAATTACAGAGGTAGAAAAAAATACCCTTGGGAAGGCGATTACACTAGAAATGGACAACGCGTTGGTCGTGGTGATCAATTAGCCAACTTTAAGCAAGGAAAAGGAGATTACGGCGGAATTGCAGGATGGTCTGACGATGGTGCCGATATTACTGCTCAAGTAATGTCATACAAGCCTAATGACCTAGGTCTTTATGACATGGCAGGTAACGTTGCAGAATGGGTAGCTGATGTCTACAGACCAATAGTAGATGATGAAGTAAGTGATTTTAACTACTACCGTGGTAACATTTACATGAAAACTGCAATTGGTGAAGACGGCAAAGTCAACATCCTTAGAGATTCAGTAATGTATGACACCTTACCAAACGGAAAAATTGTTGCTGTAAACCTTCCAGGAGAAATTAAAATGGTTCCTGTAGATGAAGAAGAAACATACTTAAGAACAAACTTCTCCTCTAGTGACAACAGAGGATACCGTGATGGTGATGCTGGTTCTTCTAGATTCTTTGATCAATTTAGCGACGAAGACGAAGAACAGGATGATAATAAGAAAATGTACAACTCTCCTAAGCATAGTGTTGAGCGTGATTCTGCAGGTAAATTGGTGCGTAACTATGACCAATCTAACAACAGATCAACTTTAATTAATGACGAGGTAAGAGTATACAAAGGTGGTTCATGGAGAGACCGTGCATATTGGTTAGATCCAGCACAAAGAAGATATATGCCACAGTACATGGCTACTGACTATGTTGGCTTTAGATGTGCAATGTCTAGAGTTGGTTCTAAGTCCAAAACAAAGAACAAAACTCCAAGAGGAAAAAAAGTAAGATAA
- the porV gene encoding type IX secretion system outer membrane channel protein PorV produces MKKFSILVLLVFACKISAQEAGDRVITTAVPFLNITADARAAGMGDLGVATSTDAYSQQWNPAKFAFAERKMGIGMGYTPYLSNAISGIGLLNASYFNKIDDQSAFAVSLRYFTLGDIELRQTFDDVGTIVKPNELSFDGSYSLKLSPTFSMAVGGRYIRSNLKFQNDNNVDSKPGSTFAVDIAGFYRSREIAYNRFDGRWRGGFNISNLGGKIAYDENGQDNFIPTNLKFGFGFDFILDQDNVIGLTTEFNKLLVPTPQDFNDDGNLDSADNDEYQSIGFLSGVFKSFGDAPDGFSEELQEMTWALGAEYTYQDAFMFRTGYFNESDVKGFRKYFTLGAGFKFNSAQIDLSYLFSTSKITNPVENSLRFSLTFNLGDEFYND; encoded by the coding sequence ATGAAAAAATTTTCAATTCTTGTTTTGCTTGTATTTGCATGCAAAATATCGGCCCAAGAAGCAGGTGATCGAGTTATTACCACAGCAGTTCCCTTTTTAAACATTACAGCAGATGCCAGAGCGGCGGGTATGGGAGATTTAGGCGTAGCCACTTCTACCGATGCGTATTCACAACAATGGAACCCTGCAAAATTTGCCTTCGCGGAGCGCAAAATGGGTATTGGTATGGGGTACACTCCATATTTGAGCAATGCTATTTCGGGTATTGGACTCTTAAATGCCAGTTATTTTAACAAGATAGATGATCAAAGTGCTTTTGCGGTCAGTCTTCGCTACTTTACATTGGGTGATATTGAGCTTAGGCAGACTTTTGATGATGTGGGTACTATTGTAAAACCTAATGAACTTTCTTTTGATGGTTCGTATTCTTTAAAATTGAGCCCTACATTCTCAATGGCAGTAGGTGGTAGATATATTAGGTCTAACCTCAAATTTCAAAATGACAATAACGTAGATTCAAAACCGGGAAGCACGTTCGCAGTAGATATAGCTGGGTTTTATCGTTCAAGAGAAATCGCTTATAATAGATTTGATGGTCGTTGGAGAGGTGGTTTTAATATTTCTAACCTTGGTGGTAAGATTGCTTATGATGAAAATGGGCAAGATAACTTCATTCCAACAAATTTAAAGTTCGGATTTGGTTTTGATTTTATTTTAGATCAAGATAACGTAATTGGTCTTACAACGGAATTTAATAAATTGTTAGTGCCAACACCGCAAGATTTTAATGATGATGGAAATTTAGATTCAGCCGATAATGATGAATATCAGAGTATAGGGTTCTTAAGTGGTGTTTTTAAATCTTTTGGCGACGCTCCTGACGGTTTTAGTGAAGAGCTTCAAGAAATGACTTGGGCCTTAGGTGCAGAATATACCTACCAAGATGCTTTTATGTTCCGTACGGGATATTTTAATGAGAGTGACGTAAAAGGTTTTAGAAAGTACTTTACGCTTGGTGCCGGTTTTAAATTTAACTCTGCTCAAATAGATTTATCATACTTATTTTCTACATCCAAAATTACTAACCCAGTGGAGAACTCACTTCGTTTTTCTTTGACGTTTAATTTAGGAGACGAATTTTATAATGATTAA
- the cdd gene encoding cytidine deaminase: MQKQNITFELTIFDSIEELSKEDGKLMSDAIGARKDAYAPYSNFQVGAAVLLENGEVVTGNNQENASYPSGLCAERVAIFYAGAKYPGVGVTAIAITATSINYQLTDPAAPCGNCRQAISEYEVKQKKPIALMMMGEKGKVFKCNSMADILPLGFDSSFL; this comes from the coding sequence ATGCAAAAACAGAATATAACTTTTGAATTAACCATTTTTGATTCAATTGAAGAGCTTTCCAAGGAAGATGGTAAATTAATGTCTGATGCCATAGGGGCAAGAAAAGATGCCTACGCTCCATATTCCAACTTTCAAGTGGGGGCTGCAGTGCTCTTAGAGAACGGAGAAGTCGTTACAGGTAATAACCAAGAAAACGCTTCATATCCATCAGGTCTTTGTGCTGAACGGGTTGCAATTTTCTATGCTGGGGCCAAATATCCTGGGGTTGGCGTCACGGCCATAGCTATTACGGCTACTTCCATTAATTATCAATTAACGGATCCAGCTGCACCTTGTGGTAATTGTAGGCAGGCTATATCTGAATATGAGGTGAAGCAGAAAAAGCCCATAGCGCTAATGATGATGGGGGAAAAGGGAAAAGTTTTTAAATGCAATTCTATGGCAGATATTTTGCCATTAGGCTTCGACAGCTCTTTTTTGTAA
- the pdhA gene encoding pyruvate dehydrogenase (acetyl-transferring) E1 component subunit alpha, translated as MKKITKEVYLKWYEDMLFWRKFEDKLAQVYIQQKVRGFLHLYNGQEAVLAGSLHAMDLTKDRMITAYRNHVQPIGMGVDPKRVMAELYGKVTGTSMGMGGSMHIFSKEHRFHGGHGIVGGQIPLGAGMAFGDKYAGRDNVTLCYMGDGAVRQGAFHEALNLAMLWQLPVVFICENNGYAMGTSVERTSYSTEIWKLGLGYEMPCGPVDGMDPVTVAQEVSKAVERARSGGGPTFLEMKTYRYRGHSMSDAQHYRTKEEVKEYQKIDPITQVLDIIKENEYASEEDIKAVDKKVKALVLECEKFADESDYPPVQQLYDMVYEQEDFPFVQHK; from the coding sequence ATGAAAAAAATTACCAAGGAAGTATATCTAAAATGGTATGAAGATATGTTGTTCTGGCGCAAGTTCGAGGACAAGCTGGCACAGGTCTACATTCAACAAAAAGTTAGAGGTTTTTTACACTTGTATAATGGTCAAGAAGCTGTTCTAGCTGGCTCATTGCATGCAATGGACTTAACCAAGGACCGTATGATTACGGCTTATAGGAATCATGTTCAGCCAATTGGTATGGGTGTAGATCCCAAAAGAGTAATGGCGGAATTATATGGTAAGGTTACTGGTACCTCTATGGGTATGGGTGGATCAATGCATATATTTTCTAAAGAACATCGTTTTCACGGAGGGCATGGTATCGTTGGAGGTCAAATCCCATTAGGTGCGGGTATGGCTTTTGGTGATAAGTATGCAGGTAGAGATAACGTTACCCTTTGTTATATGGGCGATGGAGCTGTACGTCAAGGTGCATTTCATGAAGCATTGAACTTGGCTATGCTTTGGCAACTTCCGGTTGTATTTATTTGTGAAAACAATGGATACGCTATGGGTACGTCAGTAGAAAGAACATCATATTCCACAGAAATATGGAAACTAGGCTTAGGTTATGAGATGCCTTGTGGTCCTGTTGATGGTATGGATCCTGTAACTGTAGCGCAGGAAGTCAGTAAGGCTGTTGAAAGAGCACGTTCTGGAGGAGGACCTACTTTCCTAGAAATGAAAACATACAGGTATAGAGGTCACTCTATGTCAGATGCACAACATTATAGAACCAAGGAAGAGGTGAAGGAATATCAGAAGATAGATCCTATTACTCAAGTTCTTGATATTATTAAAGAGAATGAGTACGCATCTGAAGAGGATATTAAAGCAGTAGACAAAAAGGTTAAAGCATTGGTGTTAGAATGTGAGAAATTCGCAGACGAATCAGATTATCCTCCAGTACAGCAATTGTACGATATGGTCTACGAGCAAGAAGATTTTCCATTTGTACAACATAAATAA
- a CDS encoding pyruvate dehydrogenase complex dihydrolipoamide acetyltransferase has product MAEVINMPRLSDTMEEGTVAKWLKNVGDKVEEGDILAEIETDKATMEFESFYEGTLLHIGIAEGDGAPVDSLLAILGEEGEDISSLLNGGNANAAEEESADEASEPESNSSESSDDTTASAEVPEGVEIVKMPRLSDTMEEGTVAAWLKNVGDTVEEGDILAEIETDKATMEFESFYSGVLLYIGIKEGESSPVDAVLAVIGPEGTDVDAVLNAKPSSGKKESSSSEAKKEAPKKEEAKESAASKPVADGQRIFVSPLAKKIAKEKGIDLSNVSGSGDNGRIVKKDVESYKPAAVAQAPKAASQAAAPASAPVILPVGEESSEEVKNSQMRKTIAKRLSESKFTAPHYYLTIEVDMGNAMASRKQINELPDTKVSFNDMVVKACAMALKKHPQVNTTWNGDTTRYNHHVHVGVAVAVDEGLVVPVVKFTEQLSLTQIGSAVKDLAGRARNKKLTPAEMDGSTFTVSNLGMFGITEFTSIINQPNSAILSVGAIVQKPVVKDGQIVVGNTMKVTLACDHRTVDGATGAQFLLTLRAYLENPVTMLA; this is encoded by the coding sequence ATGGCAGAAGTAATAAACATGCCCCGCTTAAGCGATACCATGGAAGAAGGTACCGTAGCCAAATGGTTGAAAAACGTTGGTGATAAAGTCGAGGAAGGCGATATACTTGCAGAAATAGAAACAGACAAGGCCACAATGGAATTTGAGTCCTTCTACGAAGGTACTTTATTGCATATAGGTATTGCAGAAGGAGACGGTGCACCCGTAGATTCTCTTTTGGCTATTCTTGGTGAGGAAGGAGAGGATATTTCTTCATTGTTGAATGGTGGTAATGCAAATGCTGCGGAGGAAGAAAGTGCTGATGAAGCTAGTGAGCCTGAAAGTAATAGTTCGGAAAGTTCTGATGACACTACTGCTTCTGCAGAAGTTCCTGAAGGTGTGGAAATTGTAAAGATGCCTCGCCTTAGTGATACTATGGAAGAAGGTACGGTTGCCGCTTGGTTGAAAAACGTTGGTGATACGGTAGAAGAAGGAGATATTTTAGCTGAAATAGAAACGGATAAAGCTACAATGGAATTCGAATCCTTCTATTCGGGTGTCTTATTATATATAGGTATAAAAGAAGGTGAATCTTCTCCTGTTGATGCTGTTTTAGCTGTGATTGGACCAGAAGGTACAGATGTTGATGCTGTTTTGAATGCTAAACCATCTTCTGGTAAAAAAGAAAGCTCGTCTTCTGAAGCTAAAAAAGAAGCACCTAAGAAAGAGGAGGCTAAAGAAAGTGCAGCTTCAAAACCGGTAGCTGATGGACAACGTATTTTCGTTTCTCCTTTAGCTAAGAAAATTGCTAAAGAAAAAGGTATTGATTTATCTAATGTTTCTGGTTCTGGGGACAACGGAAGAATCGTTAAGAAAGATGTTGAAAGCTATAAGCCTGCTGCTGTAGCACAAGCTCCAAAAGCAGCTTCCCAAGCCGCAGCTCCTGCAAGCGCTCCCGTAATTTTACCTGTAGGGGAAGAGAGTTCTGAGGAAGTGAAAAATTCGCAAATGCGTAAAACCATTGCGAAACGTTTATCTGAATCCAAATTCACTGCGCCTCATTATTACCTTACAATAGAGGTAGATATGGGTAACGCAATGGCTTCTAGAAAGCAGATTAACGAATTGCCCGATACTAAAGTTTCTTTCAATGATATGGTCGTGAAAGCATGTGCCATGGCATTGAAAAAACACCCTCAGGTGAATACCACTTGGAACGGAGATACAACGCGTTATAACCACCATGTACATGTGGGTGTTGCCGTTGCGGTAGATGAAGGTCTTGTTGTTCCCGTGGTTAAGTTTACGGAACAATTAAGTCTTACTCAAATAGGTTCTGCGGTTAAGGATCTTGCCGGTCGTGCAAGAAATAAAAAACTGACACCTGCAGAAATGGATGGTAGTACGTTTACGGTTTCTAATTTAGGTATGTTCGGTATCACGGAGTTTACTTCAATTATCAATCAGCCTAATTCTGCAATTCTTTCGGTTGGAGCTATTGTTCAAAAACCAGTGGTTAAAGACGGTCAGATTGTAGTGGGTAACACAATGAAGGTGACTTTGGCGTGTGACCATAGAACGGTTGATGGTGCTACAGGAGCTCAATTTTTATTGACATTACGTGCTTATTTGGAAAACCCGGTGACGATGCTGGCATAA
- a CDS encoding M28 family metallopeptidase translates to MKKSILFLAGMLALSCGSSKIDESVTLQSEEAVQFDRNLMEVPKKASDLEGISPSQFANAEQVGVMMNFLASDDLQGRDTGSEGIDKAATYIEDIFSKNNVKPYFDTYRDELSNYDQPAFNVVGVVEGNDASLKDEFIIVGAHYDHIGLIAEENGDKIANGANDNAAGTTTVLELARYFGKENTNKRSILFVLFSAEEKGLLGSKHLAQKLKDQNLNLYTMINYEMVGVPLVAKDYLAYLTGYEASNMAEVINSYASEKFAGFLPKAKEFNLFKRSDNYPFHEAFNVPSQTLCTFDFTNFDHYHKVGDEVSEMDFGHMANLINKSIPVLEGIANSSTKEIKYN, encoded by the coding sequence ATGAAAAAGAGTATTCTGTTTTTGGCTGGAATGTTGGCCCTATCGTGTGGTTCTTCAAAAATTGATGAATCGGTAACCCTTCAGAGTGAAGAGGCGGTTCAATTTGACCGTAACTTGATGGAAGTGCCAAAAAAAGCCAGTGATTTAGAGGGTATATCTCCTAGTCAATTTGCAAATGCGGAGCAAGTGGGTGTTATGATGAATTTTTTAGCTTCGGACGACCTTCAAGGCAGAGATACCGGTAGTGAAGGCATAGATAAAGCGGCCACGTATATTGAAGATATCTTCTCCAAGAACAATGTAAAGCCTTATTTTGATACCTACAGAGATGAGCTTTCTAATTATGATCAACCGGCATTTAATGTTGTTGGTGTAGTAGAAGGTAATGATGCTTCACTAAAAGATGAATTTATAATCGTAGGTGCTCATTATGATCATATAGGTCTGATTGCCGAAGAGAATGGAGATAAAATAGCAAATGGAGCCAATGATAATGCAGCCGGTACTACTACAGTATTGGAACTGGCGCGTTACTTTGGAAAAGAAAATACTAACAAGCGTAGCATTCTATTCGTACTGTTCAGCGCTGAAGAAAAAGGATTATTAGGCTCAAAACATTTGGCACAGAAATTAAAAGATCAGAATTTGAATCTTTATACCATGATAAATTATGAGATGGTAGGAGTGCCTCTAGTAGCAAAAGATTATTTGGCGTATTTAACGGGTTATGAAGCGTCTAATATGGCAGAGGTCATAAATTCATATGCGTCAGAAAAGTTTGCTGGATTTTTACCGAAAGCCAAAGAATTCAATCTTTTTAAACGATCGGACAATTATCCGTTTCACGAAGCTTTCAATGTTCCTTCACAAACGTTGTGCACTTTTGATTTCACAAATTTTGACCACTACCACAAAGTTGGTGATGAGGTTTCTGAGATGGACTTTGGTCATATGGCCAACTTAATCAATAAAAGTATACCTGTGCTTGAGGGCATCGCTAATTCATCAACTAAAGAAATTAAGTACAACTAA
- a CDS encoding SDR family NAD(P)-dependent oxidoreductase: MANVIITGSSRGIGFELAKLFADEGHKVLALSRNDKPISQLGHENISSFPFDLGSPSDFKKMEDFIDENFDSVDLLINNAGRLLNKPFLETEAEEFEAVYKVNVFGVAEMTRRVIPKMPKNGHVVTISSMGGVQGSVKFPGLSAYSSSKGAVITLTELWAEEFKETGPSFNVLALGAVQTEMLEEAFPGYEAPTTALQMAEYIKSFALTGNQLYNGKLLQVSNSTP, translated from the coding sequence ATGGCGAACGTAATTATAACCGGGTCTAGCAGGGGTATTGGTTTTGAACTTGCTAAATTATTTGCGGACGAAGGTCATAAGGTTTTAGCTTTATCTCGTAATGATAAGCCTATTTCTCAATTGGGTCATGAAAATATCTCTAGCTTTCCATTTGATTTGGGAAGCCCTTCGGATTTTAAAAAGATGGAGGATTTCATAGATGAAAATTTTGACTCTGTAGATCTGTTGATCAATAATGCAGGACGATTATTGAACAAACCATTCCTTGAAACTGAAGCGGAAGAGTTTGAAGCGGTCTATAAGGTGAATGTGTTCGGTGTTGCGGAAATGACCAGAAGGGTTATTCCTAAAATGCCGAAAAATGGTCATGTAGTAACCATTAGTTCTATGGGTGGAGTACAGGGGAGCGTTAAGTTTCCGGGTTTATCGGCTTACAGTTCTAGTAAAGGAGCTGTAATAACACTTACGGAACTTTGGGCGGAAGAGTTCAAGGAAACTGGACCTTCTTTTAATGTGTTGGCCTTGGGAGCGGTTCAAACCGAAATGCTAGAAGAAGCCTTCCCTGGTTATGAAGCTCCGACTACGGCATTGCAAATGGCAGAATACATTAAGAGTTTTGCGTTGACCGGAAACCAACTTTACAACGGAAAGTTGCTACAAGTGAGCAATAGTACACCTTAA